In the Hordeum vulgare subsp. vulgare chromosome 7H, MorexV3_pseudomolecules_assembly, whole genome shotgun sequence genome, one interval contains:
- the LOC123409047 gene encoding uncharacterized protein LOC123409047, whose amino-acid sequence MITSFRFKLANILLCWKTNTASITTIVEETDDDTNGNPNDVQILESLDDIENSKQKIPLSVQMKYRSLIFILSNMSLHELTSGLCSFIKSINYTEILEKVWIQSSKPYPISLSLRKLQGMLKDDLPMDRDCFNLVIRKFMFDDIQTAQKTKQLIAKHYMDMKFWMTTDFGRHPDFRKKLDVEQLANSVRSWPGIKYNVSKCKSIHIPVQSNNDFILFTLDKDTRTVYILDPAPINPIYRCNPLAKYVHKIIWIAEHLPKAMSKACPGSRWNENILLWHQKILDDIPIYNRELSGYIVPLFMSTWEDERPHLPFIKDGYELRKLILGQLLTFKDNECEDNMPAGVLEFISCIRKIQFKSGHACYFSKKKLRYWLVVGWHLWW is encoded by the exons ATGATTACTTCATTTAGGTTTAAGTTAGCCAACATACTATTATGTTGGAAAACAAACACTGCATCAATCACTACAATCGTTGAAGAAACTGACGATGACACCAATGGAAATCCTAATGATGTTCAAATATTGGAAAGTCTAGATGATATAGAAAACTCAAAACAAAAAATCCCATTATCGGTTCAAATGAAATACAGATCACTGATATTTATTCTTTCTAATATGAGCTTACATGAGTTAACATCTGGACTTTGTAGCTTCATTAAATCCATCAACTACACCGAGATTTTAGA GAAAGTATGGATCCAAAGTTCAAAGCCATATCCGATAAGCTTGTCTCTTAGAAAACTACAAGGAATGCTAAAGGATGATTTACCTATGGACCGAGATTGCTTTAATTTGGTCATACGGAAGTTTATGTTTGATGACATCCAAACGgcacaaaaaacaaaacaattgATAGCAAAACATTATATGGACATGAAATTTTGG ATGACTACTGATTTTGGACGACACCCAGATTTTCGTAAAAAGTTAGATGTCGAACAACTAGCAAATTCTGTTCGTAGTTGGCCTGGTATCAAATATAATGTTTCAAAATGCAAATCG ATCCATATTCCAGTACAATCCAACAATGATTTCATTCTATTCACATTGGACAAAGATACCAGAACAGTGTATATTTTGGACCCTGCTCCTATTAATCCCATTTACAGATGCAACCCACTCGCAAAATATGTGCACAAAATTATATGGATTGCAGAACACTTACCAAAAGCAATGTCAAAGGCATGCCCTGGGTCTAGATGGAACGAGAATATTCTTCTGTGGCATCAAAAAATCCTAGATGATATTCCAATTTACAACAG GGAACTTTCCGGTTATATTGTTCCCCTGTTCATGTCCACATGGGAAGATGAAAGACCACATTTGCCATTTATAAAG GATGGATATGAACTCAGAAAACTAATTTTGGGCCAACTATTAACATTCAAGGACAATGAATGTGAAGATAACATGCCTGCCGGTGTACTTGAATTCATCAGTTGTATCAGGAAAATCCAATTTAAATCTG GACATGCATGCTATTTCTCAAAAAAGAAGCTCCGCTATTGGCTAGTTGTTGGATGGCATCTCTGGTGGTAG
- the LOC123409048 gene encoding putative ubiquitin-like-specific protease 1B, translating into MCLLDEKEWVNDDVIDAYICCIKDQIHVQNDNKVYFESPFVISLLKRDGNLGIHQNSAFITEIVKKYMEHDMIELPINTSNTHWYLAILNSKKREIQVLESLCWKFDRDDLSITLRGIQFHFDLIKSQNLINEDWKDVDLTEWKITEQIQKPVKKDSSSCSLFMVKFLEYFTGSALSYAITQVYVFLFNRKYINFT; encoded by the exons atgtgcttgcttgatgaaaaaGAGTGGGTAAACGATGAT GTGATCGATGCATATATATGTTGTATAAAGGACCAAATACATGTCCAGAATGACAATAAAGTATATTTTGAGAGTCCTTTTGTCATCTCACTATTAAAACGGGATGGTAACCTTGGCATACATCAAAATAGTGCCTTCATTACAGAGATTGTCAAGAAATATATGGAGCATGACATG ATTGAACTTCCAATAAATACCAGCAACACACATTGGTATTTAGCTATTTTAAATTCCAAAAAACGTGAGATTCAAGTACTGGAATCATTGTGTTGGAAGTTTGACCGAGATGATCTCTCTATTACG CTACGAGGAATACAATTTCATTTCGACCTTATTAAAAGTCAAAACTTGATTAACGAGGATTGGAAAGACGTTGATCTTACTGAATGGAAGATCACGGAACAAATTCAAAAGCCGGTTAAAAAAGACAGTTCTTCATGTAGTTTATTTATGGTCaaatttttggaatatttcacCGGAAGCGCATTATCATACGCAATTACACAAGTATACGTCTTTTTGTTTAATAGAAAGTATATCAATTTTACATAA